In one Saccharibacillus brassicae genomic region, the following are encoded:
- a CDS encoding LTA synthase family protein yields MEPIKYLRSVWTRPFVLFTLILLVKGYIAWGPIFEDTPLWGPLLTEIPFLWIIFCLFEWLATKRKLLWYMVTNLFVTGLFFTAIIYFKYYGVVVNYHALDQSRQAVEVSDSVFTLLAPQYLLIFTDILVLTVWFFASKKARKWRANVVHRPMNRRVLGSVLIVSLVLCTMNVWPNRASMNEVVKAEKMGILNYEAYTLLTDRDEEPVPLDEISQARINELKSIEQPEAPAHYGAAEDKNLIILQLESLQNFMVGLKIDGQEVTPNLNKLTAEGLYFPNFYQSAGQGNTSDAEFTVNTSFYIPPRKASVVAYGEKELPSLPKLLEDSGYQTATFHTNQVSFWNRNQLYAALGFDKYYDQEFFGMDDTVFFGASDEVLYDKTTDVLQQMDTADQPFYAQIISMSAHHPFTIPAEKYKMDLPARYEGTLVGDYIRAQNYADYCLGRLIDELKEKGLWEDSLLMLYGDHLGLPLHSMDERDLALTKEILGHDYTYSDMPNIPFLILGDDTNEAHVQPQLGAQVDILPTAANLLGVSLDDHIHFGQDLLNQSENMIPERYYWPSGSLIAGDTLFIPGTGYADGTYYPLKKGGTSDSGVTEDQYNRMLQLFELSSSYVRQQPDRPGAAEEE; encoded by the coding sequence ATGGAGCCGATCAAGTATCTGCGGTCTGTATGGACCCGACCTTTCGTGTTGTTCACCCTCATCCTTTTGGTCAAAGGCTATATCGCCTGGGGACCGATTTTCGAAGATACTCCGCTGTGGGGACCGCTGTTGACAGAGATCCCGTTTTTGTGGATTATTTTCTGCCTGTTCGAATGGCTGGCGACCAAACGCAAACTGCTATGGTATATGGTCACCAATTTGTTCGTCACGGGACTTTTTTTCACGGCGATCATCTATTTCAAATACTACGGCGTCGTCGTCAACTACCATGCGCTCGACCAGAGCCGGCAGGCCGTCGAAGTCAGCGACAGCGTGTTCACGCTGCTTGCGCCGCAGTACCTGCTTATTTTCACCGATATTCTCGTGCTGACCGTGTGGTTCTTTGCCAGTAAAAAAGCGCGGAAATGGCGGGCAAACGTCGTTCACCGCCCGATGAACCGCCGCGTCCTCGGCAGCGTGCTGATTGTCTCGCTGGTCTTGTGCACGATGAACGTCTGGCCGAACCGCGCGAGCATGAACGAAGTCGTCAAAGCGGAAAAGATGGGCATCCTCAACTACGAAGCGTACACGCTGCTGACCGACCGCGACGAAGAACCGGTGCCGCTCGACGAGATCAGCCAGGCCCGGATCAACGAACTCAAAAGTATCGAGCAGCCCGAAGCGCCGGCGCATTACGGAGCGGCCGAAGACAAGAACCTGATCATCCTCCAGCTGGAATCGCTTCAGAACTTTATGGTCGGCCTCAAGATCGACGGACAGGAAGTGACGCCGAACCTGAACAAGCTCACCGCGGAAGGGCTCTATTTCCCGAACTTCTACCAAAGCGCCGGACAGGGCAACACGTCGGACGCGGAGTTTACGGTGAATACGTCGTTCTATATCCCGCCGCGCAAAGCGTCCGTCGTCGCGTACGGCGAAAAGGAACTGCCGAGCCTGCCCAAGCTGCTGGAAGACAGCGGCTACCAAACGGCCACGTTCCACACCAATCAAGTCTCGTTCTGGAACCGGAACCAGCTGTACGCCGCGCTCGGGTTCGACAAGTATTACGACCAGGAATTTTTCGGCATGGACGATACGGTCTTCTTCGGCGCTTCCGATGAAGTGCTGTACGACAAGACGACCGACGTGCTGCAGCAGATGGACACAGCCGACCAGCCGTTCTACGCGCAGATCATCTCGATGAGCGCGCATCACCCGTTCACGATTCCCGCGGAGAAATACAAAATGGATCTGCCGGCGCGTTACGAAGGCACGCTCGTGGGCGATTACATCCGCGCGCAGAACTATGCGGACTACTGCCTCGGCCGGCTGATCGACGAATTGAAAGAGAAAGGGCTGTGGGAAGACAGCCTGCTGATGCTGTACGGCGACCATCTGGGCCTGCCGCTGCATTCGATGGACGAACGGGACCTGGCGTTGACCAAAGAAATTCTCGGTCACGATTACACGTACAGCGACATGCCGAACATTCCGTTCCTCATTCTCGGCGACGACACGAACGAAGCCCATGTGCAGCCGCAGCTCGGCGCCCAGGTGGACATCCTGCCGACGGCGGCGAATCTGCTCGGCGTCTCGCTGGACGACCATATCCACTTCGGCCAGGATCTGTTGAACCAGTCGGAGAACATGATCCCGGAACGCTATTATTGGCCTTCGGGCTCGCTGATCGCGGGCGACACGCTGTTCATCCCCGGCACCGGATACGCCGACGGCACCTACTACCCGCTCAAAAAAGGCGGCACGTCCGACTCCGGCGTCACCGAAGACCAGTACAACCGCATGCTCCAACTGTTCGAACTGTCCAGCAGCTACGTCCGGCAGCAGCCGGACCGGCCGGGGGCGGCGGAGGAAGAGTGA
- a CDS encoding sensor histidine kinase — protein MSQAGEVRGAESAGEGGERSGERAARGGEHVGEESREQSESQAGEVRGAESVGEGGEGSGERAARGAEAGSEGSREQSVSQAGEVRGAESVGEAGERSGERAARGAEPVGEGSREQSVSQAGEVRGAESVGEAGERSGERAARGAEPVGEGSAAGRAPNEHAAVRGGSAPGRSPAKDRLLKSLIQRTFQRTFLLSVLATVLTWALGLGVLLVWSGSLRPANYYESLVPQVAEQVRQLGDPVSPASQSAVAAIVPADGMAYEVFDASGRRIYGSFVTDSAHSIRGGPDLLARLNGHVSANGYYIRYEPLTGPDGAFAGAIALRYKLTAAAANPSHAVPLLLGGLLMAAAPFAYLYGFTVWSGRRLSRKLEEPFGHLIEGAEKIREHDLDFSLERGGTGVRELNQLLAAFEQMREALRESLRREWESERDRRDAIAAVAHDLGTPLSVIRGHAEVLLEDGGRRPERAVRYAETILGAVDRSISLTADLSEAARVERPDFALSPEPVDLEAAFRAKGREYAFLCRKRGLAFELSAHDLRAEGEHGPLRLDQHRINRVLDNLVSNALRYAPEGGCVAVELRIRPGTAEFEVRDDGPGFAEAGGGRIFEKFYREDAARSADAGTGGVGHSGLGLFIARTVVRRHGGEIAARNRPEGGASVSFSVAELED, from the coding sequence GTGAGCCAGGCGGGTGAAGTTCGCGGGGCGGAATCCGCAGGCGAAGGGGGCGAACGGAGTGGAGAGCGGGCGGCTCGCGGGGGAGAGCACGTGGGCGAAGAGAGCAGGGAACAATCCGAGAGCCAGGCGGGCGAGGTTCGCGGGGCGGAGTCCGTAGGTGAAGGGGGCGAAGGGAGTGGAGAGCGGGCGGCTCGCGGGGCAGAGGCCGGGAGCGAAGGGAGCAGGGAACAATCGGTAAGCCAGGCGGGCGAGGTTCGCGGGGCGGAATCCGTAGGTGAAGCGGGCGAACGGAGTGGAGAGCGGGCGGCTCGCGGGGCAGAGCCCGTGGGCGAAGGGAGCAGGGAACAATCCGTGAGCCAGGCGGGCGAAGTTCGCGGGGCGGAATCCGTAGGTGAAGCGGGCGAACGGAGTGGAGAGCGGGCGGCTCGCGGGGCAGAGCCCGTGGGCGAAGGGAGTGCGGCGGGCAGAGCTCCGAATGAACACGCCGCTGTTCGGGGCGGAAGCGCGCCGGGCCGCAGCCCTGCGAAAGATCGGCTGCTAAAAAGCCTGATCCAGCGCACGTTCCAGCGGACGTTTCTGCTCAGCGTGCTGGCGACGGTGCTGACGTGGGCACTGGGTCTGGGCGTCCTGCTCGTCTGGAGCGGCTCGCTGCGTCCGGCGAATTATTACGAAAGTCTTGTGCCGCAGGTCGCCGAACAGGTGCGGCAGCTGGGCGATCCGGTATCCCCGGCTTCGCAAAGCGCCGTCGCGGCGATCGTGCCGGCCGACGGAATGGCTTACGAAGTGTTCGACGCCTCGGGCCGACGGATCTACGGCTCGTTTGTTACGGACAGCGCGCATTCGATCCGCGGCGGGCCGGATCTGCTGGCGCGTCTGAACGGCCATGTATCGGCGAACGGCTATTATATCCGCTACGAGCCGCTGACAGGGCCGGACGGCGCATTCGCCGGCGCGATCGCGCTGCGCTACAAGCTGACGGCCGCCGCGGCGAATCCGTCGCATGCCGTGCCGCTGCTGCTCGGCGGGCTGCTGATGGCGGCCGCGCCGTTCGCTTATTTGTACGGGTTCACGGTCTGGAGCGGCCGCCGCCTCAGCCGCAAGCTCGAAGAGCCGTTCGGGCATCTGATCGAAGGCGCGGAGAAGATCCGCGAGCACGATCTGGATTTCTCGCTGGAACGCGGAGGAACCGGCGTCCGCGAGCTGAACCAGCTGCTCGCCGCATTCGAGCAGATGCGCGAAGCGCTGCGGGAATCGCTGCGGCGCGAATGGGAGTCGGAACGCGACCGGCGCGACGCGATCGCGGCCGTCGCGCACGACCTCGGCACGCCGCTCAGCGTGATTCGCGGGCACGCGGAAGTGCTGCTGGAAGACGGAGGCCGCCGTCCCGAGCGCGCGGTCCGCTACGCCGAGACGATTCTCGGCGCGGTGGACCGTTCGATCTCGCTGACGGCGGACCTGTCGGAAGCCGCGCGGGTGGAACGTCCGGACTTTGCGCTCAGTCCGGAGCCGGTCGACCTGGAGGCGGCTTTCCGCGCCAAAGGGCGGGAATACGCCTTTCTGTGCCGAAAGCGCGGCCTCGCCTTCGAGCTGTCGGCACACGACCTGCGGGCCGAGGGCGAACACGGCCCGCTGCGATTGGATCAGCACCGGATCAACCGGGTGCTGGACAATCTTGTCAGTAACGCCCTCCGCTACGCGCCGGAGGGCGGCTGCGTCGCGGTCGAACTTCGAATCCGGCCCGGCACGGCCGAATTCGAAGTGCGCGACGACGGCCCCGGCTTCGCGGAGGCCGGGGGCGGCCGCATCTTCGAGAAGTTCTATCGCGAAGATGCGGCAAGGTCTGCCGACGCCGGAACGGGCGGCGTCGGGCACTCCGGTCTCGGGCTGTTCATCGCCCGAACCGTCGTGCGCCGGCACGGCGGCGAGATCGCCGCGCGCAACCGCCCGGAGGGCGGCGCCAGCGTCTCCTTCTCCGTCGCGGAGCTGGAGGACTAG
- a CDS encoding response regulator transcription factor, with the protein MADTVLLVDDEREIVAFMRDALEDEGYEVLCAYGGQETLALLPRRPDLVVLDVMMPGMDGYELCAAIRESASCPILFVSARRSEEDRVRGLMAGGDDYLVKPFGLREFKTRIYAHLRREKRDRGAAERYLRFGALAIDAQAREVRLGETALAFTGREFDIVLLLALHPSQVFAREDIYERIWGLEADGDSSTVTEHVKKVRAKLHAADPELNPISTVWGVGYKWRI; encoded by the coding sequence ATGGCCGATACGGTGCTGTTGGTGGACGACGAGCGCGAGATCGTGGCGTTCATGCGCGATGCGCTGGAAGACGAAGGATACGAGGTGTTGTGCGCGTACGGCGGCCAGGAGACGCTGGCTCTGCTGCCCCGCCGGCCCGATCTCGTCGTGCTCGACGTGATGATGCCCGGCATGGACGGCTACGAGCTGTGCGCGGCGATCCGCGAAAGCGCGTCCTGCCCCATCTTGTTCGTCAGCGCCCGGCGTTCCGAAGAAGACCGCGTGCGCGGGCTGATGGCCGGCGGCGACGACTACTTGGTGAAGCCGTTCGGCCTGCGCGAGTTCAAGACGAGAATCTACGCGCATCTGCGCCGGGAAAAAAGAGACCGCGGCGCAGCGGAGCGCTACCTGCGCTTCGGTGCCCTCGCGATCGACGCGCAGGCCCGCGAAGTCCGCCTCGGAGAGACAGCGCTTGCGTTCACCGGGCGCGAATTCGACATCGTGCTGCTGCTGGCGCTGCACCCGTCGCAGGTGTTCGCGCGCGAAGACATCTACGAGCGGATCTGGGGCCTGGAAGCAGACGGCGACTCGTCGACGGTCACGGAACACGTCAAAAAAGTCCGGGCCAAACTGCACGCCGCCGATCCCGAACTGAACCCCATCTCCACCGTGTGGGGGGTCGGTTATAAATGGCGGATATGA
- a CDS encoding ABC transporter permease: MNKEKQSGVGTGNLLRSEAQRVFKRKRTWAVIAVYLLFVPLECLFLAMMNTSFYDMNRPVALDSLNTAPFLLRELAILMHFVVIPMLAADSFGGDVSSGALRLALIRPVSRVRLFLAKWAVLGLIVGVLTLFTWAAGTVFGSIFMAPAAETTLPGAGTVGAAGALGYGLSFYGIAFCVFVALIGIGGLVARLVPNPVLAYVGTLAVIVGGLYASDRLAFLLSVSDSIFRFLGQTGGSDAGLGWTVCVLLAGCAIMGTWSWKRREWTQ, translated from the coding sequence TTGAATAAGGAAAAACAAAGCGGAGTCGGAACGGGCAATCTGCTCCGAAGCGAAGCGCAGCGGGTGTTCAAACGCAAACGGACGTGGGCGGTCATCGCCGTCTACCTGCTCTTCGTGCCGCTGGAATGTCTGTTTCTGGCGATGATGAACACAAGTTTCTACGACATGAACCGTCCCGTGGCGCTCGATTCGCTGAATACGGCGCCCTTTCTGCTGCGGGAGCTGGCGATTCTGATGCATTTCGTCGTCATTCCGATGCTTGCGGCGGACAGCTTCGGCGGCGACGTGTCTTCGGGCGCGCTGCGGCTGGCGCTGATCCGCCCGGTGTCGCGCGTGCGCCTGTTTCTGGCCAAATGGGCCGTGCTGGGCTTGATCGTCGGCGTCCTGACGCTGTTCACGTGGGCGGCCGGAACGGTGTTCGGGTCGATCTTTATGGCGCCCGCCGCCGAGACGACGCTGCCGGGCGCGGGCACGGTCGGCGCTGCGGGCGCGCTCGGCTACGGGCTGTCTTTTTACGGCATCGCTTTCTGCGTCTTCGTCGCCCTGATCGGGATCGGCGGCCTTGTGGCGCGGCTTGTGCCCAATCCGGTGCTGGCCTATGTCGGCACGCTGGCGGTCATCGTAGGCGGACTGTACGCGTCGGACCGGCTCGCTTTTCTGCTGTCGGTGTCCGATTCGATCTTCCGGTTTCTCGGCCAAACGGGCGGCAGCGACGCCGGGCTCGGCTGGACGGTCTGCGTGCTGCTGGCGGGCTGCGCTATAATGGGAACATGGAGTTGGAAGCGGAGAGAATGGACGCAGTAG
- a CDS encoding ABC transporter permease, whose amino-acid sequence MSLLLYEPSSGDGVGFRRLLAAEWGKLWNRRVVRLMAFAAPLMALVSARYLLSQNGVLDPGLPEYATAGSVPVLALAEMLVTAFSGMMLVLAGLTVTEEYRSGQLRMGLLRAVSLKRIMAAKWVVCLSFMWMQLALYLICSAAIGRILFPNPETYPLFYGAGFATYGQGLLYDLAYYGLAALALAALLTVFFWLAAVGRSSTVTLALGIGFLLLSYLLPTLLTYFRPLFELEAYVRLYFLSLLMIEWEGLAAMLADLHGLRLWNLGVIAGYGLLFGVLTALIWRRRDSFE is encoded by the coding sequence ATGAGCCTGCTGCTGTACGAACCTTCAAGCGGCGACGGGGTCGGCTTTCGCAGGCTGCTGGCGGCGGAATGGGGCAAACTGTGGAACCGGCGCGTCGTGCGGCTGATGGCGTTCGCCGCTCCGCTGATGGCGCTCGTGTCGGCCCGCTATTTGCTGTCGCAAAACGGCGTGCTCGATCCGGGACTGCCGGAGTACGCGACCGCCGGCAGCGTGCCGGTGCTCGCGCTGGCCGAGATGCTCGTCACCGCGTTCAGCGGCATGATGCTGGTGCTGGCCGGCCTGACGGTGACGGAAGAATACCGCAGCGGCCAACTGCGGATGGGCCTGCTGCGCGCGGTGTCGCTGAAGCGGATCATGGCGGCCAAATGGGTCGTCTGCCTGTCTTTTATGTGGATGCAGCTGGCGCTTTATCTGATCTGCTCGGCGGCGATCGGGCGAATTCTGTTCCCCAACCCGGAGACGTATCCGTTGTTCTACGGGGCCGGCTTCGCGACGTACGGACAAGGGCTGCTGTACGATCTCGCGTACTACGGATTGGCCGCTCTTGCGCTGGCCGCGCTGCTGACCGTCTTTTTCTGGCTTGCGGCGGTCGGGCGTTCGTCCACGGTGACGCTTGCGCTCGGAATCGGCTTCCTGCTGCTGTCGTACCTGCTGCCGACGCTGCTGACGTATTTCCGGCCGCTGTTCGAGCTGGAGGCTTATGTACGGCTGTATTTTCTGTCGCTGCTCATGATCGAATGGGAAGGTCTTGCGGCGATGCTTGCGGACCTGCACGGGCTGCGGCTGTGGAATCTGGGCGTGATCGCGGGCTACGGCCTGCTGTTCGGCGTCCTGACGGCGTTGATCTGGAGAAGGAGGGATTCTTTTGAATAA
- a CDS encoding ABC transporter ATP-binding protein — protein MQATQTERENRIVIPQAEQPLVEIGNVTKRVRRRTLLQNVSFTVERGEICGLLGPNGAGKTTLIRVMTGLIRPDSGDVLIGGRSVVRDRQAAAAQFGAIVESPIFFPYMTGRDNLDNLALLHPNLPDRAARRQRVREVLEIVRMDQRADERVKTYSLGMKQRLGIAQALLGDPQLLILDEPANGLDPMGIRELRELILRLKHDLGKTVLISSHLLDELQKICDRIVVIREGERVFAGSREEMIGDHGSLEEAFVERMTT, from the coding sequence ATGCAGGCGACACAAACGGAACGGGAAAACAGGATCGTAATCCCGCAGGCGGAGCAGCCGCTGGTCGAGATCGGGAACGTCACCAAACGGGTGCGGCGGCGGACGCTGCTCCAGAACGTGTCCTTCACGGTCGAACGGGGCGAGATCTGCGGGCTGCTCGGGCCGAACGGGGCGGGCAAAACAACGCTGATCCGCGTCATGACCGGACTGATCCGGCCGGATTCCGGCGACGTCCTGATCGGCGGGCGCAGCGTGGTGCGCGATCGGCAGGCGGCCGCCGCGCAGTTCGGCGCGATCGTCGAGTCGCCGATCTTCTTCCCGTACATGACGGGGCGCGACAATCTCGACAATCTGGCGCTGCTGCATCCGAACCTGCCCGACCGCGCGGCGCGGCGGCAGCGGGTGCGCGAAGTGCTTGAGATCGTGCGCATGGACCAGAGAGCCGACGAGCGCGTCAAAACGTATTCGCTCGGCATGAAGCAGCGGCTCGGCATCGCGCAGGCGCTGCTCGGCGATCCGCAGCTCCTGATCCTCGACGAGCCGGCCAACGGACTCGATCCGATGGGGATCCGGGAACTGCGCGAGCTGATTCTGCGGCTCAAGCACGACCTCGGCAAAACGGTGCTGATCTCCAGCCACCTGCTCGACGAACTCCAGAAAATCTGCGACCGCATCGTCGTCATTCGCGAAGGCGAGCGCGTCTTCGCGGGCAGCCGGGAAGAGATGATCGGCGACCACGGCAGTCTGGAAGAAGCGTTTGTAGAAAGGATGACGACATGA
- a CDS encoding helix-turn-helix domain-containing protein yields MSYNPAVQKTIDYIERNLERALTGEEIASEAGFSFFHFHRIFQRETGMTMSEYVRARRLAGAASALLHTDERVLDLALRFGFESQEAFSRAFKKIYGLPPARYRRWMGGMLHKEELSMQTNSNLQESPVKGWFMSGSHPFLYEMGIDRHTVHRGTGSGYLKSAAAETPEQFGTMMQVFRAERYVGQRIRLSAFVKTDQVEPGFAALWMRVDAADGDVLQFDNMANRPLTGTLDWNHYAIVLDVPESAAQISFGVLLSGSGQIHVDGFAFDEVPDTVPTTHLQTEEPLPDRPINLSFEEVPE; encoded by the coding sequence GTGAGCTATAATCCTGCGGTGCAAAAAACGATCGACTATATCGAGCGCAATCTGGAACGAGCCTTGACGGGCGAAGAAATCGCGTCCGAAGCCGGGTTTTCCTTTTTCCATTTTCACCGGATTTTCCAGAGAGAGACCGGCATGACGATGTCGGAGTATGTGCGCGCAAGAAGGCTGGCCGGCGCGGCGTCCGCGCTGCTGCATACGGACGAGCGGGTGCTCGATCTCGCGCTGCGGTTCGGGTTCGAGTCGCAGGAAGCGTTCAGCCGGGCATTCAAAAAAATATACGGGCTGCCGCCTGCCCGTTATCGTAGATGGATGGGCGGCATGCTGCACAAGGAGGAACTTTCCATGCAGACAAATTCCAATCTTCAAGAGTCTCCGGTCAAAGGCTGGTTCATGAGCGGGAGTCATCCTTTTCTGTACGAAATGGGCATCGACCGCCATACGGTGCACCGGGGAACCGGGTCCGGCTATCTCAAGTCGGCCGCGGCCGAGACGCCGGAGCAGTTCGGCACGATGATGCAGGTCTTTCGGGCGGAACGCTATGTCGGGCAGAGAATCCGGCTGTCGGCATTCGTCAAAACGGACCAGGTCGAACCGGGCTTCGCGGCGCTGTGGATGCGGGTAGACGCGGCCGACGGCGACGTGCTTCAGTTCGACAACATGGCGAATCGCCCGCTGACCGGGACGCTGGACTGGAACCATTACGCGATCGTGCTGGACGTCCCCGAATCCGCCGCGCAGATCTCGTTCGGCGTTCTGCTGAGCGGTTCCGGGCAGATCCATGTCGACGGCTTCGCGTTCGACGAGGTGCCGGACACCGTGCCGACCACCCATCTTCAAACGGAAGAACCGCTGCCCGACCGGCCGATCAATCTGTCGTTCGAAGAGGTGCCGGAATAA
- the cidR gene encoding cidABC operon transcriptional activator CidR, protein MDIRHLTYFLETARLKSFTRAAESLYVSQPAVSKAIRQLEEELGATLLDRVGRRVEVTDAGRVVMEQAKAITQSFSNLSAQLGDLAELKRGHIRIGLPPMVGSSFFPKVIGAFHDRYPDVTLQVFEDGAKKVEADVAEGVLDIGVVVLPLSFDVFDSFQFAEERLNLVVPASHALAGAPSAKLGELAQENFVFFREDFTLHDRIINECLQAGFQPRIVYESSQWDLISEMVAAGLGVALLPETICRQASGKSVAVVPLEQPAIWWRLGVIWRKDRYQSYAAREWIAFTREWLGGTPIEERGRLGRRGG, encoded by the coding sequence ATGGATATCCGGCACCTGACTTATTTTCTGGAAACGGCACGGCTCAAAAGCTTCACCCGGGCCGCCGAATCGTTATACGTGAGCCAGCCCGCGGTGAGCAAAGCGATCCGGCAGCTCGAAGAAGAACTGGGCGCGACGCTGCTCGACCGGGTCGGCCGGCGCGTCGAAGTGACCGACGCCGGCCGGGTCGTTATGGAACAGGCCAAAGCGATCACGCAGTCGTTCTCGAACCTGTCCGCGCAGCTCGGCGACTTGGCGGAGCTGAAGCGCGGGCATATCCGGATCGGGCTGCCGCCGATGGTCGGATCGAGCTTTTTTCCCAAAGTGATCGGGGCGTTCCACGACCGTTACCCCGACGTGACGCTGCAGGTGTTCGAAGACGGAGCCAAAAAAGTCGAAGCGGACGTCGCGGAAGGCGTGCTGGACATCGGGGTCGTCGTGCTGCCGCTGTCGTTCGACGTGTTCGATTCGTTCCAGTTCGCCGAGGAGCGGCTGAATCTGGTCGTGCCGGCGTCGCATGCTCTGGCGGGCGCGCCGAGCGCCAAGCTCGGGGAGCTGGCGCAGGAGAACTTCGTCTTTTTCCGGGAAGATTTCACGCTGCACGACCGGATCATCAACGAATGCCTGCAGGCCGGCTTCCAGCCGAGGATCGTGTACGAAAGTTCGCAGTGGGACCTGATCAGCGAGATGGTAGCGGCCGGACTCGGCGTAGCGCTGCTGCCCGAGACGATCTGCCGGCAGGCGTCGGGCAAATCCGTCGCCGTCGTGCCGCTCGAACAGCCGGCGATCTGGTGGAGACTCGGCGTCATCTGGCGCAAAGACCGCTACCAGTCGTACGCGGCGCGCGAATGGATCGCGTTCACGCGGGAGTGGCTCGGCGGCACGCCGATCGAGGAGCGGGGCAGGCTTGGCCGGCGGGGCGGGTGA
- a CDS encoding CidA/LrgA family holin-like protein: MKKVLLVAIQITGLMAFSELMNRLAAWTHLPLPGSILGILALFLLLQFRIVKLEWIELGATWLLAELLLFFIPAAVGVMNYIPLLEQDGMRILAVVVLSTLIVMTSSGLLAGALSRRKESRPS; encoded by the coding sequence GTGAAAAAAGTGCTGCTCGTCGCGATTCAGATTACCGGCTTGATGGCGTTCTCCGAGTTGATGAACCGGCTTGCAGCCTGGACGCACCTTCCGCTGCCCGGCAGCATCCTCGGCATTCTCGCCCTGTTCCTGCTGCTGCAGTTCCGGATCGTCAAGCTGGAGTGGATCGAACTCGGCGCCACCTGGCTGCTCGCCGAACTGCTGCTGTTCTTTATCCCTGCCGCCGTCGGCGTCATGAATTATATTCCGCTGCTCGAACAGGACGGCATGCGTATCCTCGCCGTCGTGGTGCTGAGCACCCTGATCGTCATGACCAGCTCGGGCCTGTTGGCCGGAGCGTTATCGAGAAGAAAGGAGAGCCGCCCTTCATGA
- a CDS encoding CidB/LrgB family autolysis modulator, with translation MINQAVTYLTATLVIYYAAKWVYRKYPRVYLSPLLITPVILVAVLLSTHSTYAEYNQGGAWLSRLLQPATVAFAVPLYKNLQTLKKHAGEIVASVLFGSVMAMTSSALLARLMHLNGELASSLVPRSVTTPIAMNVSQMIGGVPTITAVFVIMTGLLGAMMGPSVVKLLRIEGDIARGVLFGTSAHGTGTSKAFELNPLTGTISSISMILAALFTLLGAPMLLGLLG, from the coding sequence ATGATCAATCAAGCCGTCACGTACCTCACCGCCACGCTCGTCATTTATTATGCCGCCAAATGGGTCTATCGCAAATATCCGCGCGTCTATCTCTCGCCGCTGCTCATTACGCCGGTGATTCTGGTCGCGGTGCTGCTCTCCACCCATTCCACCTATGCCGAATACAATCAGGGCGGCGCCTGGCTGTCCCGTCTGCTTCAGCCGGCTACCGTCGCGTTTGCCGTTCCGCTGTACAAAAATTTGCAAACGCTCAAAAAGCATGCCGGCGAGATCGTCGCAAGCGTCCTGTTCGGTTCCGTCATGGCGATGACGTCGTCCGCGCTGCTGGCGCGCCTGATGCACCTGAACGGCGAGCTGGCCAGCAGCCTCGTTCCCCGCTCGGTCACGACGCCGATCGCCATGAACGTCTCGCAGATGATCGGCGGCGTACCGACGATCACAGCCGTGTTCGTCATCATGACCGGGCTGCTCGGCGCCATGATGGGCCCTTCCGTCGTCAAGCTGCTGCGGATCGAAGGCGATATCGCCCGCGGCGTCCTGTTCGGCACAAGCGCGCACGGAACAGGCACGTCCAAAGCGTTCGAGCTGAATCCGCTCACCGGCACCATCTCCAGCATCTCGATGATCCTCGCCGCGCTGTTCACGCTGCTCGGCGCTCCCATGCTGCTCGGCCTGCTGGGCTGA